Proteins from one Deinococcus planocerae genomic window:
- the glmM gene encoding phosphoglucosamine mutase yields the protein MSERKYFGTDGVRAVAGEFPLTPAWVMELGAAAGEVLRRRSPHPSVVIGKDTRQSGDMLEAALAAGLTGRGVNVIHVGVLPTPGVSYLTRHLGADAGVVISASHNPYEDNGIKFFGRGGEKLNDATEHEIEAAVDGVASLPPVTGVDLGSVTNYTEAERLYVGFLRSHAPDLTGLRVAMDCANGAAYRVGPRVYQAAGADVFAVYTTPDGRNINRGCGSTHLGHLQQIVREGDYDLGVAFDGDADRALFVDSRGNVVQGDHMLLLNARARGDRGVVTTIMANMALEVKLREAGTLLERTAVGDRYVHERLHQQGLTLGGEQSGHVLFLDHSPTGDGVLTSLLTLAAMKQVGTTLDELNDELVMFPQTLVNVRVGDKKAIARDEAVQAAVQQAEARLNGRGRVNLRPSGTENLIRVMVEGPDEAEIHEVAGEIASVVEERGKVGA from the coding sequence ATGAGCGAGCGCAAGTATTTCGGAACGGACGGCGTGCGGGCCGTCGCGGGCGAGTTTCCGCTGACCCCCGCCTGGGTGATGGAGCTGGGCGCGGCGGCAGGTGAGGTGCTGAGGCGGCGCAGTCCCCACCCCAGCGTGGTGATCGGCAAGGACACCCGGCAAAGCGGCGACATGCTGGAGGCGGCCCTCGCGGCGGGGCTGACGGGTCGGGGCGTGAACGTGATCCACGTCGGCGTGCTGCCCACCCCGGGGGTGAGCTACCTCACCCGCCACCTCGGCGCGGACGCGGGCGTGGTGATCAGCGCCTCGCACAACCCCTACGAGGACAACGGGATCAAGTTCTTCGGGAGGGGCGGAGAAAAGCTCAACGACGCGACCGAACACGAGATCGAGGCCGCCGTGGACGGGGTGGCCAGCCTCCCCCCCGTGACGGGCGTGGACCTCGGCTCGGTCACCAATTACACGGAGGCCGAGCGGCTGTACGTGGGTTTCCTGCGCTCGCACGCGCCCGACCTGACGGGCCTCAGGGTGGCGATGGACTGCGCGAACGGAGCGGCGTACCGGGTGGGGCCGCGGGTCTACCAGGCGGCGGGGGCGGACGTGTTCGCCGTGTACACCACCCCCGACGGGCGCAACATCAACCGGGGCTGCGGCAGCACGCATCTGGGCCACCTCCAACAGATCGTGCGGGAGGGCGACTACGACCTCGGCGTGGCCTTCGACGGGGACGCCGACCGGGCCCTCTTCGTGGACTCGCGCGGGAACGTGGTGCAGGGCGACCACATGCTGCTCCTGAACGCCCGCGCCCGGGGGGACCGGGGCGTGGTCACCACGATCATGGCGAACATGGCGCTGGAGGTGAAGCTGCGCGAGGCCGGAACCCTGCTGGAGCGCACCGCCGTCGGCGACCGCTACGTCCACGAGCGGCTGCACCAGCAGGGTCTCACCCTGGGCGGCGAGCAGAGCGGGCACGTCCTCTTCCTCGACCACAGCCCGACCGGCGACGGGGTGCTCACCTCGCTGCTCACCCTCGCGGCGATGAAGCAAGTTGGCACCACGCTGGACGAACTGAACGACGAGCTGGTGATGTTCCCGCAGACCCTCGTGAACGTCCGCGTCGGCGACAAGAAGGCCATCGCCCGCGACGAGGCGGTCCAGGCCGCCGTTCAGCAGGCCGAGGCCCGCCTGAATGGCCGGGGCCGCGTCAACCTGCGCCCCAGCGGCACCGAGAACCTGATCCGGGTGATGGTCGAAGGGCCTGACGAGGCCGAAATCCACGAGGTCGCCGGGGAGATTGCGAGCGTGGTGGAGGAGCGGGGCAAGGTCGGGGCGTAG
- a CDS encoding phosphotransferase family protein, with protein MRLGATLEDWRDTLRGEGPAVSSRVWPAELRAAFPGPRRALEAWEGEGAAFARYVTGHGPLFLKYLPAGWRDGRAYRRLAREASYLRDLAPRSPVPHAPLLHAALDPDGWRAHLVTRDLTDTTTGWGAFGTDHEREAALLEVARLLARHHAFWLDRPELAGEWGWDAERAARHAGRIAADPDPGWTPAEVEAVREAARLLPALLGATRGVTLAHGDLHAGQVLWPGGGGPPILIDYGQAHGSVLGEDLAHLLHVRLDAQGRARLGPGVREAYRAELAAHGPRRTPAQLMDEERAGLALNLLATARQARGGGSGGVREALGRVAGAWAQEGAAFRERRPSQSG; from the coding sequence TTGAGGCTAGGCGCCACCCTGGAGGACTGGCGGGACACGCTGCGGGGCGAGGGTCCCGCCGTCTCGTCCCGGGTGTGGCCCGCCGAGTTGCGCGCGGCCTTCCCCGGCCCGCGCCGCGCCCTTGAGGCCTGGGAGGGGGAGGGGGCCGCCTTCGCGCGCTACGTGACCGGGCACGGCCCCCTCTTCCTGAAGTACCTCCCGGCGGGGTGGCGGGACGGGCGGGCCTACCGCCGTCTGGCGCGCGAGGCGAGCTACCTGCGTGACCTCGCCCCCCGCTCGCCCGTGCCGCACGCGCCGCTCCTCCACGCGGCCCTCGACCCGGACGGATGGCGGGCGCACCTCGTCACCCGCGACCTGACGGACACGACGACCGGATGGGGCGCCTTCGGGACCGACCACGAGCGCGAGGCCGCCCTGCTGGAGGTCGCCCGGCTCCTCGCCCGGCACCACGCCTTCTGGCTGGACCGCCCGGAACTGGCGGGGGAATGGGGCTGGGATGCAGAGCGCGCTGCGCGCCACGCGGGCCGGATCGCCGCCGACCCGGACCCCGGCTGGACGCCCGCCGAGGTGGAGGCCGTCCGGGAGGCCGCCCGCCTTCTCCCCGCCCTGCTCGGCGCCACGCGCGGGGTCACCCTCGCCCACGGCGACCTCCACGCGGGGCAGGTGCTGTGGCCGGGAGGGGGCGGCCCGCCTATCCTGATCGACTACGGGCAGGCGCACGGCTCGGTGCTCGGGGAAGACCTCGCGCACCTCCTCCACGTGCGGCTGGACGCGCAGGGCCGCGCCCGCCTGGGTCCCGGAGTGCGGGAGGCGTACCGGGCCGAACTCGCCGCGCACGGGCCGCGCCGCACGCCCGCTCAGCTTATGGACGAGGAGCGGGCGGGCCTGGCCCTGAACCTGCTCGCCACGGCCCGGCAGGCGCGGGGCGGGGGAAGCGGCGGGGTGCGGGAGGCCCTCGGGCGGGTGGCCGGGGCCTGGGCGCAGGAGGGGGCGGCCTTCCGGGAACGGCGCCCCTCCCAGAGCGGTTGA
- the yedA gene encoding drug/metabolite exporter YedA, which yields MTPIAAPASRPTPAVLVCLALVYVVWGSTYFGIKVAIGSLPPLGMLALRFLVAGAALYAFLRWRGVPAPTGREWGASALVGLLLLGGGTGLVTLAERDASSSVAALVLAVSPLFAALFARLWGERTSGREWLGIGVGLVGIALLNVGELRATPLAALLLILAPLCWTFGSQWSRHLPLPAGLMGSAAEMVAGGVLLALLSGVLGERWGTPSAASLGALAYLIVFGSLVAYSAYMYLVAHTRPALATSYAYVNPVVAVLLGVGLGGETLTGLGWAAVGVILTGVALVAWPRQG from the coding sequence GTGACCCCCATCGCCGCCCCGGCCAGCCGCCCCACGCCCGCCGTCCTCGTGTGCCTCGCGCTGGTGTACGTCGTGTGGGGCAGCACCTACTTCGGGATCAAGGTGGCGATTGGAAGCCTTCCGCCGCTGGGGATGCTCGCCCTGCGCTTCCTGGTGGCGGGGGCCGCGCTCTATGCCTTCTTGCGCTGGCGGGGGGTGCCTGCCCCGACGGGGCGGGAGTGGGGCGCGAGCGCCCTCGTCGGCCTGCTGCTGCTGGGGGGCGGGACGGGGCTGGTGACGCTGGCCGAGCGGGACGCGAGCAGCAGCGTGGCGGCGCTCGTGCTGGCGGTCTCTCCCCTCTTCGCGGCCCTGTTCGCGCGGCTGTGGGGCGAGCGCACGAGCGGGCGCGAGTGGCTGGGCATCGGGGTGGGGCTCGTCGGGATCGCGCTCCTGAACGTGGGCGAACTGCGCGCCACGCCGCTCGCCGCCCTGCTGCTGATCCTCGCGCCGCTGTGCTGGACGTTCGGCAGCCAGTGGTCGCGGCACCTGCCCCTGCCCGCCGGGCTGATGGGCAGCGCCGCCGAGATGGTCGCGGGCGGGGTGCTGCTGGCGCTGCTGAGCGGCGTGCTCGGTGAACGCTGGGGCACGCCGAGCGCCGCGAGCCTGGGGGCGCTGGCGTACCTCATCGTCTTCGGCAGCCTCGTCGCGTACAGCGCCTACATGTACCTCGTCGCCCACACCCGCCCGGCCCTCGCCACGAGCTACGCCTACGTCAACCCGGTCGTGGCCGTCCTCCTGGGGGTGGGGCTGGGCGGCGAGACGTTGACGGGGCTGGGCTGGGCCGCCGTGGGGGTGATCCTGACGGGCGTGGCGCTCGTCGCGTGGCCGCGGCAGGGCTGA
- a CDS encoding DNA glycosylase AlkZ-like family protein: MPDHPAPLTPAGLRALALRTLGPRTPLRTALGRMGFVQADPIRAPARAQDLTLMQRVRGYRAGDLERLYPALDAEEDMLPNYGFVTRAVQALLHPREVGQSPLEREHPELLDAVRALVSERAEVHPREVAAELGRGRVVNAWGGQSAATTRALDLLHRRGEVRVTRRVSGVRLYGPAPHLAALRADPLPTPERVRGTVHLLAALYGPLPEASLGYLVTLSRFGLPHLHGELRGALRVAVREELTGARVDGVRYVWPAGWDAQALPTPRGVRIVGPFDPLVWDRRRFAHLHGWTYRFEAYTPPPNRQFGYYALPVFQAERAVGWANLRVEGGELRADVRLVPGVRETAALGRGLEAELGRYRGFLGLEDPVLAG; encoded by the coding sequence ATGCCCGACCACCCCGCCCCCCTCACCCCCGCCGGGCTGCGGGCCCTCGCTCTCCGGACCCTCGGCCCGCGCACGCCCCTGAGGACGGCCCTGGGCCGGATGGGCTTCGTGCAGGCCGACCCCATCCGCGCCCCCGCCCGCGCCCAGGACCTGACCCTGATGCAGAGGGTACGCGGCTACCGGGCGGGCGACCTGGAGCGGCTGTACCCCGCCCTCGACGCCGAGGAGGACATGCTGCCCAACTACGGCTTCGTGACGCGGGCGGTGCAGGCCCTCCTCCACCCGCGCGAGGTCGGTCAGAGCCCCCTGGAGCGCGAACACCCGGAGCTGCTGGACGCGGTGCGGGCGCTGGTGTCGGAGCGGGCGGAGGTCCACCCCCGCGAGGTGGCCGCCGAACTGGGGCGGGGCCGGGTGGTGAACGCCTGGGGCGGGCAGTCGGCGGCGACCACGCGGGCGCTCGACCTCCTGCACCGCCGGGGCGAGGTGCGGGTGACCCGCCGGGTGAGCGGGGTGCGGCTGTACGGCCCGGCTCCCCACCTCGCGGCGTTGCGGGCGGACCCGCTGCCCACCCCGGAGCGCGTGCGGGGAACAGTTCACCTCCTCGCGGCGCTTTACGGGCCGTTGCCGGAGGCGAGCCTGGGGTACCTCGTCACCCTCTCGCGCTTCGGGTTGCCGCACCTGCACGGCGAGTTGCGCGGGGCGCTGAGGGTCGCCGTGCGGGAGGAGTTGACGGGCGCGCGGGTGGACGGCGTGCGGTACGTGTGGCCTGCGGGGTGGGACGCGCAGGCCCTGCCCACCCCGCGCGGAGTGCGGATCGTGGGGCCCTTCGACCCCCTGGTGTGGGACCGCCGCCGCTTCGCCCACCTGCACGGCTGGACGTACCGCTTCGAGGCGTACACGCCGCCCCCGAACCGGCAGTTCGGGTACTACGCCCTCCCCGTCTTTCAGGCCGAGCGCGCGGTGGGCTGGGCCAACCTGCGGGTGGAGGGCGGAGAACTGCGCGCGGACGTGAGGCTCGTCCCCGGCGTGCGTGAGACGGCGGCGCTGGGAAGGGGTCTGGAGGCGGAGCTGGGCCGCTACCGGGGCTTCCTGGGGCTGGAGGACCCCGTGCTGGCGGGGTAG